In one window of Desulforhabdus amnigena DNA:
- a CDS encoding CoA-transferase subunit beta, with protein sequence MAKSMEELIQMIDKIPDEPAKPNEFILPELMAIAVAHEVRNDDIVFAGTGLPMVGMMAANLLNAPQALLIYESGICDGKTMHVPMSVCDQRAANMSSTLGGLVDTFGYYLQRGYVTLGFLGGAAIDKYGGVNVTSIGDYFAPTHRFTGSGGNSDIGTMAHRTVFIILQEKRRFLERNDYTTTPGWWCWDFKTKEWKPKREVWKGTPFAETGPTAVVTNMGVYRFDEEGIIYLETVHPGVTVAQVQENCGFELNISRLKGETPHPTYRELFVVREFVDPELIFLPQKMEYPAKIKSIIGE encoded by the coding sequence ATGGCAAAATCAATGGAAGAATTGATACAAATGATCGACAAGATTCCCGATGAACCCGCCAAGCCCAACGAGTTTATCTTGCCTGAACTGATGGCTATCGCCGTTGCTCACGAAGTCAGGAACGATGATATCGTTTTTGCTGGAACGGGGCTCCCCATGGTGGGTATGATGGCCGCAAATCTCCTGAATGCCCCCCAGGCTCTTCTGATCTACGAATCAGGAATATGTGACGGCAAAACCATGCATGTTCCCATGTCCGTGTGCGACCAGAGGGCTGCGAACATGAGCTCCACTTTGGGGGGCCTGGTGGATACCTTTGGATATTACCTCCAACGGGGTTATGTGACCCTCGGGTTTCTGGGCGGCGCGGCAATCGATAAGTACGGCGGAGTCAATGTTACCTCCATTGGGGATTACTTCGCCCCAACCCATCGCTTCACCGGTTCCGGCGGGAATTCGGATATTGGCACCATGGCGCACAGGACTGTCTTTATCATTCTTCAGGAAAAAAGAAGATTCCTCGAGAGAAATGATTACACCACGACTCCCGGCTGGTGGTGCTGGGATTTCAAGACCAAGGAATGGAAACCCAAAAGAGAGGTATGGAAAGGGACTCCTTTCGCTGAAACAGGCCCGACGGCAGTTGTCACGAACATGGGAGTTTACAGGTTTGATGAAGAGGGTATCATCTATCTGGAAACCGTGCACCCAGGTGTTACCGTGGCCCAGGTTCAAGAAAACTGCGGCTTCGAACTGAACATATCAAGATTGAAAGGGGAAACTCCCCATCCGACCTACAGGGAACTTTTTGTCGTCAGGGAATTCGTTGATCCCGAATTGATTTTCTTGCCACAGAAAATGGAATACCCAGCGAAGATCAAATCGATTATCGGCGAGTGA
- a CDS encoding metallophosphoesterase family protein, producing the protein MRIYFLGDIHGNNYALEACLKHLDTLQVDAVYCLGDLVGWLPFGDRTLTRMRSLDFPTVAGNHDLLVAGRFTDFPHQLDRMQATAYNSGLLSTIPGAIDYLAGFPLILERDDFTVIHHSPFHLPAHGGKPSIEHFHYLDEAALRECLGTWKAFPFRLIFSGHDHIPAVYELPETTAHLRFEDVHVHLPPADGPLTIHLNPRSRYWIKAGSVGGPYRDGIPLANTVLYDTDRKTVTLYRIPYPQARLYEELASHHFCGNLPTIRRFMDLLNREL; encoded by the coding sequence ATGCGTATCTATTTTTTGGGAGACATTCACGGAAACAATTATGCCCTGGAGGCATGTCTGAAGCATCTGGACACTCTCCAGGTCGATGCGGTCTATTGCCTGGGAGACTTGGTGGGATGGCTCCCATTTGGAGACCGCACCCTGACCCGCATGAGATCCCTCGACTTTCCAACCGTCGCCGGAAATCATGATCTGCTTGTGGCAGGGCGGTTTACGGATTTCCCCCATCAACTGGACCGTATGCAGGCGACTGCTTACAACTCGGGGCTGCTTTCCACAATCCCCGGCGCCATCGATTACCTGGCAGGTTTCCCCCTGATCCTTGAACGGGACGATTTCACCGTCATTCATCACAGCCCATTCCATCTGCCCGCCCACGGCGGCAAACCATCCATTGAACATTTCCACTATTTGGATGAAGCGGCCCTCAGGGAATGTCTCGGCACATGGAAGGCGTTCCCCTTTCGCCTCATCTTCAGCGGCCACGACCATATTCCAGCCGTATACGAGCTTCCTGAAACCACCGCCCATCTAAGGTTCGAAGACGTGCATGTCCACCTGCCCCCGGCAGATGGCCCCCTCACAATCCATCTGAACCCTCGTTCCAGGTACTGGATCAAAGCGGGAAGTGTGGGAGGCCCCTACAGAGACGGCATTCCCCTGGCCAATACGGTCCTCTACGATACCGACCGGAAAACGGTCACTCTTTATCGCATTCCCTATCCGCAGGCCAGGCTTTACGAAGAACTGGCATCACATCATTTCTGCGGCAATCTGCCCACAATCCGCCGCTTTATGGATTTATTGAACCGGGAGCTGTGA
- a CDS encoding DUF211 domain-containing protein: MNIRRLVLDVDKAMARPPIIDIAQAISACPGVEAVNITVTEIDVETIGMDVIIEGQDLNYDLIAKAIESTGAVVHSIDQLVCGQRIIERIIRAR; this comes from the coding sequence ATGAACATTCGGCGCCTCGTTCTCGATGTCGACAAGGCGATGGCTCGGCCTCCTATTATCGATATTGCCCAGGCCATCAGCGCCTGTCCTGGGGTAGAGGCCGTAAACATCACTGTGACGGAAATCGATGTGGAAACGATCGGCATGGATGTGATCATCGAGGGCCAAGACCTGAACTATGACCTGATCGCGAAAGCGATCGAGTCGACGGGAGCCGTGGTTCACAGCATTGACCAGCTCGTCTGCGGCCAGCGAATCATAGAGCGCATCATCAGGGCTAGATGA
- a CDS encoding YcaO-like family protein — protein sequence MPALTLHKCPKVYVLETHRSRTPDSTLRFIDRMKEILGMSSFQESTNLDRIGIPVFTCERLRPDNSRTSHTGKGVSKTQAQVSLLMESIERYSSEFRSEYLERLVQGPYQNLRSKYNVLDPGELILPRFTNFSANKDLYWVWGYDIVNEEDILVPACSVYHPFHIETENLIDTHTNGLASGNTMEEAIFHGLTEIIERDAWSIAKFNHEMDNALVVDDHPGHQFIIDLIEKFEKAEIQVTAKDITSDIGVPVIAAFSEDLVHSNMIPIDGFGAHLDPRVAMARALLEMTTTRALFIQKYGIKGLQETASHYYRESYDADPRFYAHEKKYLGEIKSEYSEDVLQDIQIILRKLRERGLNKVIVVDLTRSDVGIPTVRVIVPGMEVYCFDRKRKGERLYNSQGK from the coding sequence GTGCCGGCTCTAACCCTTCACAAATGCCCTAAAGTCTATGTCCTGGAAACGCACCGCTCCAGGACGCCGGATTCAACCCTTCGATTCATAGATAGAATGAAAGAGATTCTAGGGATGAGTTCTTTTCAGGAGTCAACCAATTTGGATCGCATCGGAATTCCGGTTTTCACCTGTGAGCGGTTGAGGCCCGACAATTCCAGGACCAGTCATACCGGTAAAGGAGTTTCAAAAACGCAGGCACAGGTATCCTTGCTGATGGAATCGATTGAAAGATATTCTTCCGAATTCAGAAGTGAGTACCTGGAAAGACTCGTACAAGGACCCTACCAAAACCTGCGATCCAAATACAATGTACTGGATCCTGGCGAACTCATATTACCCCGGTTCACGAACTTCAGTGCGAACAAGGACTTATACTGGGTCTGGGGATACGATATCGTGAATGAAGAAGACATCCTGGTGCCGGCCTGTTCGGTGTATCATCCATTTCATATAGAAACTGAAAACTTAATCGACACGCATACCAACGGACTTGCCTCGGGCAATACCATGGAAGAGGCAATTTTTCACGGGCTTACCGAAATAATAGAAAGAGATGCCTGGAGTATAGCCAAATTCAACCACGAAATGGACAACGCCCTTGTAGTGGATGATCACCCCGGTCATCAATTTATCATTGATTTAATAGAGAAATTTGAAAAGGCCGAGATTCAGGTGACGGCCAAAGACATCACATCCGATATCGGAGTTCCTGTTATTGCTGCCTTCTCTGAAGACCTGGTTCACTCAAACATGATACCAATCGACGGTTTCGGCGCTCATTTGGACCCCCGGGTTGCCATGGCCCGCGCCTTGCTGGAAATGACGACAACCCGGGCTCTTTTCATTCAGAAATACGGGATCAAGGGATTACAGGAGACCGCTTCCCACTATTACCGGGAGTCATATGATGCCGATCCTCGTTTCTATGCTCACGAGAAAAAATATCTTGGCGAAATAAAATCGGAATACAGCGAAGACGTCCTTCAGGATATACAGATCATATTGAGGAAACTGAGAGAAAGAGGATTGAACAAGGTGATCGTTGTCGATCTGACCAGGTCGGACGTAGGAATTCCGACAGTCAGGGTCATTGTTCCAGGAATGGAAGTTTACTGTTTTGACAGGAAAAGAAAAGGCGAAAGACTCTACAACTCACAGGGAAAATAG
- the elbB gene encoding isoprenoid biosynthesis glyoxalase ElbB, with the protein MAKRIGVILSGCGVFDGSEIHEAVLTLLALGRAGAKAVCMAPNIEQYHVINHLTQQETNEKRNVLVESARIARGDIKDIKDVKASDIDGLILPGGFGAAKNLSDFAFKGPDATVNPEVKRLLEEMVAAKKPIGAICIAPATLTKALSDKKPEVTIGNDVGTAQGIEAMGGRHHTCTVDMIHVDKNNKIVTTPAYMLGPGIKDVARGIEKLVAKVVELAG; encoded by the coding sequence ATGGCAAAAAGAATAGGAGTGATTCTGTCGGGATGCGGTGTTTTTGATGGATCGGAAATCCATGAGGCCGTTCTGACCCTGCTCGCTCTTGGCCGGGCGGGTGCAAAAGCCGTCTGCATGGCCCCCAATATAGAGCAATATCACGTGATCAACCACTTGACGCAGCAGGAAACCAATGAAAAGAGAAACGTCCTCGTGGAATCCGCCCGCATTGCCCGCGGGGACATCAAGGACATCAAAGACGTGAAGGCATCAGACATCGATGGACTCATTCTTCCCGGGGGATTCGGGGCCGCCAAGAACTTGAGCGATTTTGCATTCAAGGGCCCCGATGCCACGGTGAATCCTGAAGTGAAACGATTGCTCGAGGAGATGGTTGCCGCGAAAAAGCCCATCGGAGCCATTTGCATCGCTCCGGCCACTCTGACGAAGGCGCTTTCGGACAAAAAACCCGAAGTGACCATCGGGAACGATGTGGGAACCGCCCAGGGCATCGAAGCCATGGGGGGGCGTCACCATACTTGCACCGTGGACATGATCCACGTGGATAAGAATAACAAAATCGTGACAACTCCCGCCTACATGCTCGGTCCGGGAATCAAAGACGTGGCCCGGGGAATCGAGAAACTGGTGGCCAAAGTGGTGGAACTGGCGGGTTAG
- the tnpA gene encoding IS200/IS605 family transposase has translation MDEYQSLSHTAWDCKYHVVWIPKYRRKTLYEELRKHLGQIFRELAMQRESKIVEGHLLVDHVHMLISIPPKYSVAQVVGFIKGKSAIHIARSFLGQRKNFTGHNFWARGYFVSTVGKDEKMIREYIKKQETEDRRLDQLHKFK, from the coding sequence ATGGACGAATACCAAAGCCTAAGCCACACGGCGTGGGACTGCAAGTACCATGTGGTATGGATTCCCAAATACCGAAGGAAGACCCTCTATGAAGAGCTCCGAAAGCATTTGGGGCAGATATTCAGAGAGCTTGCGATGCAGCGTGAGAGCAAGATAGTGGAAGGTCATCTGCTGGTGGACCATGTCCACATGCTCATCAGCATTCCACCCAAGTACAGCGTTGCCCAAGTGGTGGGTTTCATCAAGGGCAAAAGTGCCATCCACATTGCAAGGAGCTTCCTTGGTCAGAGGAAGAATTTCACTGGCCACAATTTCTGGGCGCGCGGATACTTCGTGTCCACGGTGGGTAAAGATGAGAAGATGATCCGCGAATATATCAAAAAGCAGGAAACCGAGGATCGCAGACTCGATCAACTGCATAAGTTCAAGTAG
- a CDS encoding DUF3786 domain-containing protein — MTEESPQFVSVHTIANRFEADLLLDALEQEGIPTLLRTFEETPYDGLFVSQRGWGKIMVPEALTSQARQVIEPLLKTVQPESPYVAPSEIDPHLWERLRAADPQTVCHSANVRYNGALEAYEFPFLNTRFHCFPHQEAIEPIEENPYVRLDFEFYLATLYYLLEAQPREPSGNWISEKDLPGGAFFFRGPHVFPFSPLLKLFDPHPHLFDAASQVLGGTRVDMGDAAYSLQIYPRVPLLFVFWKGDDEFEAAMNVRFDENILLHLKTLDTLWALVNVVCRSLRTAGKQLSEGTPS, encoded by the coding sequence ATGACAGAAGAATCCCCACAATTTGTATCCGTCCACACCATCGCCAACCGTTTTGAAGCGGACCTCCTTTTGGATGCGCTCGAGCAGGAAGGAATTCCCACCCTGCTGCGAACCTTTGAAGAGACGCCCTATGATGGCCTCTTTGTTTCCCAGAGAGGATGGGGGAAAATCATGGTCCCAGAAGCCCTGACCAGCCAGGCCCGCCAGGTTATCGAACCCCTTCTGAAAACCGTGCAGCCGGAAAGCCCCTACGTTGCCCCGTCGGAGATCGATCCCCACCTCTGGGAAAGACTGCGCGCAGCCGATCCTCAAACCGTCTGCCACAGCGCAAATGTGCGCTACAATGGCGCACTCGAAGCCTATGAATTCCCTTTCCTGAACACTCGATTCCATTGCTTTCCCCATCAGGAAGCCATTGAACCCATTGAAGAAAATCCATATGTGAGACTCGACTTCGAATTTTACCTCGCCACCCTGTATTATCTCCTGGAAGCTCAACCCCGAGAACCATCAGGAAACTGGATCAGTGAAAAAGACCTCCCCGGAGGAGCCTTTTTCTTTCGGGGTCCTCACGTTTTCCCCTTCTCTCCCCTTCTCAAGCTCTTCGACCCTCACCCCCACCTCTTTGACGCCGCCTCGCAAGTCCTCGGGGGAACCCGGGTGGACATGGGAGATGCGGCCTACAGCTTGCAAATCTATCCGCGCGTGCCGCTGCTCTTTGTGTTCTGGAAGGGCGATGATGAATTTGAGGCGGCCATGAACGTCCGTTTCGATGAAAACATCCTTCTCCATCTCAAAACCCTGGACACCCTGTGGGCATTGGTGAATGTAGTCTGCAGGAGCCTGCGCACCGCCGGAAAACAACTCTCTGAAGGAACCCCTTCATGA
- the hypA gene encoding hydrogenase maturation nickel metallochaperone HypA: MHELSIAQSLLEIVQEEGQKHSLECVKVIRIQVGALAAVVPESLTFCFELVSKDTLAAGASLEIETVPVIARCSRCDILFEVENQMFLCPQCGDPTLELVSGRDLSIVSIEGETGEDNGADQCSRSSQHTPGQ, translated from the coding sequence GTGCACGAGCTGTCGATCGCACAGAGTCTCTTGGAAATCGTGCAGGAAGAGGGGCAAAAGCATTCCCTGGAGTGCGTGAAGGTGATCAGGATCCAGGTGGGAGCTCTGGCTGCTGTTGTCCCTGAATCCCTGACATTTTGTTTCGAGTTGGTGAGCAAAGATACCCTGGCGGCAGGGGCTTCACTGGAAATCGAGACGGTTCCGGTGATTGCGAGATGTTCCAGATGCGATATTCTTTTTGAAGTGGAAAACCAGATGTTCTTGTGCCCTCAATGTGGTGATCCCACCCTGGAATTGGTGAGCGGGAGGGATCTTTCCATTGTCAGCATAGAGGGGGAAACGGGGGAGGATAATGGCGCAGATCAATGTTCCCGTAGTTCGCAACATACTCCAGGCCAATGA
- a CDS encoding CoA transferase subunit A yields the protein MARSLQKTKKAEFLTLEEAVKKYMHDGIVCAFSGFTGFNRNPVAFAWETVRQGIKDIHVLDRHGSICTWLLNAVNAIKIYETDWMGWGEMAGKIDVNLDRNYKAGKMILEDYAHGAMAMRFLAGAVGAPFIPYHAPLGSDLYNPEYDALGRAGLRNDSNPRIPKKKFIQMEDPFYGDGDVVLLPAARPELAIIHVSQAGDKGTARWRGVGTIDKEIAFACDKVVLICEEIVPEAELRVHPESNQIPYFTVDCIVEQPWGAYPSSVPFYYDYDAPFMRTMDAASRNPDDLKKWLDEWVYEPKSWEDFMTKLGAKKLLDLRADSVTGYSTRIMRGKKPAPRMKMPLSVERSGY from the coding sequence ATGGCGCGAAGTCTTCAAAAAACCAAAAAAGCCGAATTCTTGACCCTCGAAGAAGCGGTCAAGAAATATATGCACGATGGTATTGTATGTGCCTTCAGTGGATTCACGGGTTTCAACAGGAATCCTGTGGCCTTCGCCTGGGAGACCGTGAGGCAGGGCATCAAGGATATCCACGTGTTGGACAGACATGGCAGTATCTGCACCTGGCTCCTCAATGCCGTCAATGCCATAAAGATTTATGAGACCGACTGGATGGGCTGGGGAGAAATGGCTGGAAAGATCGATGTTAACCTTGATCGGAATTACAAAGCAGGGAAAATGATCCTGGAAGACTACGCCCACGGAGCTATGGCCATGAGATTTCTGGCGGGTGCAGTCGGTGCCCCTTTCATTCCCTATCATGCTCCATTGGGATCCGATCTTTATAACCCTGAATACGATGCCTTGGGGAGGGCTGGTCTCAGAAACGACAGTAATCCCAGGATTCCCAAGAAAAAGTTTATCCAGATGGAAGATCCCTTTTACGGCGATGGAGACGTGGTGCTTCTTCCAGCAGCGAGACCAGAGCTTGCTATCATCCATGTTTCCCAGGCAGGCGACAAGGGAACGGCGAGATGGCGGGGAGTGGGTACGATCGATAAGGAAATCGCATTTGCCTGCGACAAGGTTGTCCTTATTTGTGAAGAAATCGTACCGGAGGCAGAGTTGAGAGTTCATCCGGAATCCAACCAGATTCCCTACTTTACGGTCGATTGTATCGTGGAACAGCCCTGGGGCGCCTATCCGAGCTCCGTCCCCTTTTATTATGACTATGATGCACCCTTTATGCGAACCATGGATGCTGCATCCAGGAATCCGGACGATCTCAAAAAATGGCTTGACGAGTGGGTCTATGAACCGAAATCTTGGGAAGACTTTATGACCAAACTCGGCGCCAAAAAGCTCCTGGATCTTAGAGCAGACAGTGTCACCGGCTACAGCACCAGGATAATGAGGGGCAAAAAGCCTGCACCCAGGATGAAGATGCCCTTGTCCGTTGAAAGAAGTGGCTACTAA
- the galE gene encoding UDP-glucose 4-epimerase GalE, which produces MNILVTGGAGYIGSHTSKLLKKAGHTPIVFDNLSNGWAEWVKFGPFVFGDIRNEEALYQALKGFNVDAVIHFAANAYVEESTRLPEMYFDNNVGGTVALLKAMKRAGTKRLVFSSSCATYGNARTPTIREDHPQEPTNPYGLSKLMCEQVIKTVAPVVGIRFAALRYFNVVGNDPEGEIYERHEPETHVLPNLMKAALTGAPFYLFGTDHPTADGTAVRDYVYVMDLGAAHIKALDVLESRERLISNVGRGKGTSVRELVRAVEEALQVKVNVTEKPIRPGDPPELVADNEYLKTWFPHDFKSTGDVVRDLAQTMKNR; this is translated from the coding sequence ATGAATATTTTAGTCACCGGAGGAGCGGGCTACATCGGTTCTCATACGTCCAAGCTGCTGAAAAAGGCCGGCCATACACCAATCGTTTTCGACAATCTCTCTAACGGTTGGGCTGAATGGGTCAAATTCGGTCCTTTCGTTTTTGGAGACATTAGAAACGAGGAGGCGCTCTACCAGGCCCTGAAGGGATTCAATGTCGATGCGGTCATCCATTTTGCGGCCAACGCCTACGTGGAGGAATCCACACGCCTTCCCGAGATGTATTTCGACAATAACGTGGGAGGCACGGTGGCCCTGCTCAAAGCCATGAAGCGGGCGGGCACGAAACGGCTGGTCTTTTCCAGTTCCTGCGCCACTTACGGCAATGCCAGAACACCTACCATTCGTGAAGACCATCCTCAGGAACCGACCAATCCCTACGGTCTTTCCAAGCTCATGTGCGAGCAGGTCATCAAGACGGTCGCTCCGGTGGTGGGAATCCGCTTTGCGGCCCTGCGTTACTTCAACGTCGTGGGAAACGATCCCGAAGGCGAAATCTACGAAAGGCACGAACCGGAGACCCACGTGTTGCCGAACCTCATGAAGGCGGCGCTGACGGGAGCGCCCTTCTATCTTTTCGGGACGGACCATCCCACAGCCGATGGGACCGCCGTTCGCGATTATGTGTATGTGATGGACCTCGGCGCCGCTCACATCAAGGCTTTGGATGTTCTGGAATCCCGGGAACGGCTCATTTCCAACGTGGGGCGGGGGAAGGGAACCTCTGTGCGCGAACTGGTGAGAGCGGTGGAGGAGGCGCTTCAAGTTAAAGTGAATGTGACGGAAAAACCCATCCGCCCCGGCGATCCTCCCGAATTAGTGGCAGACAATGAATACCTCAAGACCTGGTTCCCTCACGATTTCAAGAGTACCGGCGATGTGGTTCGCGATCTCGCCCAAACCATGAAGAATCGCTGA
- a CDS encoding DnaJ domain-containing protein has product MLQLFLILFGILYFLSPFDLIPDFIPLLGRIDDLLVLFFIYWNFIRKNRRYAPGSSGADPGSQSSGQNSSNRQYQQYRQSSTYQGTSQGQTTRKKDPYSILEIPPTATIEEIKRAYRQQANRYHPDKVAHLGEEFQALAKEKFQEIQQAYEELLRRKG; this is encoded by the coding sequence ATGCTCCAATTGTTCCTCATTCTTTTTGGGATCCTTTACTTTCTCTCCCCTTTCGACCTGATCCCGGATTTCATACCCCTTCTGGGACGCATCGACGACCTGCTGGTGCTATTTTTTATCTATTGGAATTTTATTAGAAAAAATAGGAGATATGCTCCGGGAAGTTCCGGTGCCGACCCCGGTTCCCAATCCAGCGGACAAAACTCTTCCAACCGGCAGTACCAGCAATACCGTCAATCCTCCACATATCAGGGTACATCCCAGGGGCAAACCACACGGAAGAAAGACCCTTACAGTATTCTGGAAATCCCTCCCACTGCCACGATAGAGGAAATCAAGCGCGCCTACCGCCAGCAGGCAAACCGCTACCACCCCGATAAGGTAGCTCATCTGGGAGAAGAATTTCAGGCGTTGGCCAAGGAAAAATTCCAGGAAATCCAGCAGGCGTATGAAGAACTGCTGCGCCGTAAGGGCTGA